One Cucurbita pepo subsp. pepo cultivar mu-cu-16 chromosome LG07, ASM280686v2, whole genome shotgun sequence genomic region harbors:
- the LOC111799298 gene encoding transcription factor MYB3R-1-like has translation MESDPALCTPLDAPGDSCQNIRSIHSRRTSGPTRRSTKGQWTAEEDEILRKAVQRFKGKNWKKIAECFKDRTDVQCLHRWQKVLNPELVKGPWSKEEDEIIVELVQKYGPKKWSTIAQHLPGRIGKQCRERWHNHLNPAINKEAWTQEEEIALIRAHQIYGNRWAELTKFLPGRTDNAIKNHWNSSVKKKLDSYLASGLLEQYQPLHRALQSSLPKNSSSRVQSSIDDSSLRGTETEDISEVSQTSAIVACSTTVPRTEEECQLGEATFLKEEPISTPQCPEQYNSSLDNITFSIPEMFGELDCYAKPPDQNFSQDCRTSPTGDNRYNLYELPNISSLELGRELSQSQAIGSQEVENVQHQTSAGLNASTDENMARGSDRSQQMLISDYECCRVLFSDGINNESFPSENTSDASNMVELSGYAHPLHCQSLSIEMQESRRNLSMQSYHHSRTDVLDNSSSQPFLAPRLVSANDDTYVYTSEASHLFATLERELVANEHDGFIYTNESAESPPEDGTKDADLQKQQGSNDPSKLVPVNTFSSEPKTAQSFPSFSERENTQSDQQDVGALCYEPPRFPSLDVPFLSCDLVAPSTSDMQQEYSPLGIRQLMMSSMNCLTPFRLWNSPSRDDSPDAVLKSAAKTFTNTPSILKKRHREFFSPLSEKQRDKKQEIDIGISRTSHPTSNSRDSEDKENIIPVEEGRQEKQSDGSNISLSCSFQENKRQELDNAVKTEGVDTVGQTVQPPSRILVECDMNDSLLYSTDHDGVRADTNRGSSEEISESQCRTSTALQDLDFPSKLSDDQCTRANCSIANETSHGSHPPTASPEIIGDDASKEPSIETLFGGTPFKRSIESPSAWKSPWFINSFLFGSRMDSDVAMEEVGFFMSPGDRSYDAIGLMKQVGEHTAAACANAQEVLGDETPQSLLKGERRKYENRIKDKSPPTNSRQGVAHSTLAPDILKERRILDFSECGTPGKGTENGKSSSASATARSFSSPSSYLLKGCR, from the exons ATGGAAAGTGATCCAGCGCTTTGTACTCCTTTAGACGCGCCTGGTGACAGTTGCCAGAATATTCGATCTATACATAG CCGAAGGACAAGTGGCCCTACGAGGCGTTCCACTAAAGGTCAATGGACAGCCGAAGAG GATGAAATCCTGCGGAAGGCAGTCCAACGTTTCAAAGGCAAGAACTGGAAGAAAATAG CGGAATGCTTCAAGGATCGAACTGATGTACAATGTCTACATAGGTGGCAGAAGGTTTTGAATCCAGAACTTGTCAAAGGCCCATGGTCTAAAGAG GAAGATGAAATTATTGTTGAACTAGTGCAAAAGTATGGACCTAAGAAGTGGTCCACCATAGCACAACACTTACCTGGACGTATTGGCAAGCAATGTAGGGAAAG GTGGCACAATCACCTAAATCCTGCCATAAACAAGGAGGCATGGACACAGGAAGAGGAGATAGCACTTATTCGTGCTCATCAAATATATGGAAATAGATGGGCAGAGCTGACAAAGTTCTTGCCTGGCAG GACAGACAATGCCATAAAGAACCACTGGAACAGTTctgtgaaaaagaaattggatTCTTACTTGGCATCTGGTTTACTCGAACAGTACCAACCCCTGCATCGTGCATTGCAATCGAGCCTACCCAAGAATTCATCTTCAAGGGTGCAGAGCAGTATAGATGATAGCAGTCTCAGAGGGACAGAAACAGAGGACATATCTGAAGTCAGTCAAACTTCAGCTATTGTTGCTTGCTCCACTACTGTTCCACGCACAGAAGAGGAATGCCAGTTGGGTGAAGCTACTTTTTTAAAAGAGGAACCAATCTCAACACCACAATGTCCGGAGCAATATAATTCTTCTTTGGATAACATCACTTTTTCGATTCCTGAAATGTTCGGTGAATTGGATTGCTATGCGAAACCTCCTGACCAAAATTTCTCACAGGATTGCAGAACTTCTCCAACTGGGGATAACCGATATAATTTGTACGAGTTACCAAATATTTCTTCTCTGGAATTAGGTCGGGAGTTGTCACAGTCTCAAGCAATTGGATCTCAGGAAGTAGAGAATGTTCAACATCAAACTTCTGCAGGATTGAATGCCTCTACTGACGAGAATATGGCTAGGGGTTCAGATAGATCACAACAAATGCTGATATCCGATTATGAATGTTGCAGGGTTCTTTTTTCAGATGGAATAAACAATGAATCTTTTCCTTCTGAAAATACATCGGATGCCTCAAATATGGTTGAACTGAGTGGATATGCACATCCTTTGCACTGTCAATCATTAAGCATAGAAATGCAAGAAAGTCGGAGAAACTTATCGATGCAATCGTATCATCATTCAAGAACTGATGTTCTGGATAACTCAAGTTCTCAACCTTTTCTAGCTCCTCGTTTGGTTTCTGCTAATGATGATACTTATGTATATACTAGTGAAGCCAGTCATTTATTTGCAACCCTTGAACGAGAGCTTGTAGCTAATGAACATGATGGCTTTATCTACACCAATGAATCCGCGGAATCTCCCCCCGAGGACGGTACAAAGGACGCAGACCTCCAAAAGCAGCAGGGTTCAAATGATCCATCAAAGCTGGTTCCTGTAAATACTTTCAGTTCAGAACCCAAAACTGCACAAAGTTTTCCTTCTTTTAGTGAAAGAGAGAATACACAATCAGATCAACAGGACGTTGGAGCTCTTTGTTACGAGCCTCCTCGGTTTCCAAGCTTGGATGTTCCATTCCTCAGCTGTGATCTTGTTGCACCATCCACCAGTGATATGCAGCAAGAATATAGTCCACTTGGTATCCGTCAACTTATGATGTCCTCTATGAACTGTCTTACTCCATTTAGGTTATGGAACTCGCCTTCCCGTGATGATAGTCCTGATGCTGTGCTGAAAAGTGCTGCTAAAACTTTCACTAATACACcatcaattttgaagaaacgcCATAGGGAAttcttttctcctctttcaGAGAAACAACGTGACAAGAAGCAAGAGATTGATATTGGCATTAGTAGAACATCACACCCGACAAGCAATTCTAGAGACTCTGAAGataaggaaaatattattCCTGTAGAAGAAGGGAGGCAAGAGAAGCAAAGCGATGGTAGTAATATTTCGCTTAGCTGCAGTTTCCAGGAGAACAAAAGGCAAGAACTGGATAATGCTGTGAAAACCGAGGGCGTCGACACTGTTGGCCAAACA GTCCAACCGCCTTCACGCATCCTTGTTGAATGTGACATGAATGACTCGCTCTTGTATTCTACGGATCATGATGGTGTTAGAGCAGATACTAACAGGGGTTCAAGTGAAGAAATTTCTGAAAGTCAGTGTAGAACCTCAACAGCTTTACAAGATCTGGACTTCCCTTCAAAATTATCCGACGATCAGTGCACACGTGCAAACTGTTCTATTGCCAATGAAACGAGTCATGGAAGCCATCCTCCAACAGCTTCCCCTGAAATTATTGGTGATGATGCCTCAAAGGAGCCCTCCATTGAAACCTT ATTCGGTGGAACTCCATTCAAGAGAAGCATCGAATCTCCTTCAGCATGGAAGTCGCCATGGTTCATAAACTCTTTTCTATTTGGTTCAAGAATGGACAGTGATGTAGCAATGGAG GAAGTTGGATTCTTTATGAGCCCAGGGGATAGAAGCTACGATGCAATTGGGCTGATGAAACAGGTAGGTGAGCACACTGCCGCTGCTTGTGCGAATGCTCAGGAGGTTCTGGGAGATGAAACGCCACAATCCTTATTgaaaggagaacgaaggaAATATGAGAACCGGATCAAGGACAAGAGTCCACCAACCAACTCTAGACAAGGGGTCGCTCATTCCACTTTGGCTCCGGATATTTTG aAAGAGCGACGGATACTTGACTTCAGCGAATGTGGGACACCTGGCAAGGGAACTGAGAACGGAAAATCGTCTAGTGCAAGTGCAACTGCGAGAAGCTTCTCAAGTCCCTCTTCTTACCTGTTGAAAGGCTGCAGATAG
- the LOC111798440 gene encoding TOM1-like protein 9, with product MVNSVVARATSDMLIGPDWAMNIEICDMLNHDPGQAKDVVKGIKKRLGSKNAKVQLLALTLLETVIKNCGDIVHMHVAEKGLLHDMVKMVKKKPDFRVKEKILILIDTWQEAFGGPRARYPQYYVAYQELLRAGAVFPQRSESSAPVFTPPQTQPLASYPPNLRNTERNQQDNAETSSESDFPTLSLTEIQNARGIMDVLSEMLNALEPGNKEAIRQEVIIDLVDQCRTYKQRVVHLVNSTADESLLCQGLALNDDLQRLLARHESISSGKPVAQKPKSESPTALVDVDRPLIDTGDNSKQPENKAASNAVEGSQTLNQLLLPAPAATNGPAPPAKVEPNVDLLSGDFNSPKAETSLALVPLGEQQANPPVSDQNALVLFDMFSDGNNAASNPANPPPISPGAQSHPPSQFQQQQPHTPSQFQQQQPPNVHSPQGGYYPNGNVANMGSPNYEQSMYMQGPGSSWNGQIPQQHQQQQPSSPGYGSQTTGSLPPPPWEAQSSDGGSPVAGSHYSQPMQVTTQVIVSHGLSGHPQGPQSMGNEVVGVGMYIQPITSGHVSNMNSHVNPNHQLGLHPQQIPGMQNVGMPMSPQQAQANQMPQPYYPQQMYGNQNPYNTGYGYGYGHGQQPQVPQYLEQQMYGMSVRDDMSMIHSSSQASALSYLPPMKPANKPEDKLFGDLVDIAKFKPGKSTPGRAGSM from the exons ATGGTGAATTCCGTGGTGGCGCGTGCTACGAGCGATATGTTGATTGGTCCAGATTGGGCCATGAACATCGAGATCTGTGATATGCTGAACCACGACCCTGG GCAAGCGAAAGATGTGGTTAAAGGTATCAAGAAACGCCTTGGAAGCAAGAACGCAAAAGTCCAACTTCTTGCCTTGACG CTTTTGGAAACGGTCATTAAGAATTGTGGGGACATTGTTCATATGCATGTGGCAGAGAAGGGCCTTCTTCATGATATGGTAAAAATGGTGAAGAAGAAG CCTGATTTTCGCGTCAAAGAGAAGATATTGATTCTGATAGATACTTGGCAAGAAGCTTTTGGAGGACCTAGGGCAAGATATCCACAATACTATGTCGCATACCAGGAGTTGTTG CGTGCTGGGGCAGTTTTCCCCCAGAGGTCTGAGAGCTCTGCACCTGTATTCACCCCACCACAAACACAACCGTTGGCATCTTATCCTCCAAATCTACGGAATACTGAACGTAATCAGCAGGATAATGCTGAGACCTCTTCTGAGTCTGATTTTCCGACCTTAAG CCTGACTGAAATTCAAAATGCCCGTGGAATTATGGATGTCCTTTCCGAAATGCTTAATGCATTAGAACCAGGGAATAAAGAG GCTATTAGACAGGAGGTTATTATTGATTTGGTCGACCAGTGCCGTACTTACAAGCAGAGGGTGGTTCATCTTGTTAACTCAACTGC GGATGAATCACTACTTTGCCAAGGACTTGCACTTAATGATGATCTGCAGAGGCTTCTTGCGAGGCATGAATCCATTTCTTCTGGAAAACCTGTTGCTCAGAAACCAAAGTCTGAATCTCCTACAGCACTCGTTGATGTAGACCGGCCTCTTATCGACACTGGAGATAACAGCAAACAGCCTGAAAATAA AGCTGCCTCAAATGCCGTCGAAGGTTCTCAAACCCTGAACCAACTGCTGCTTCCTGCACCTGCTGCAACTAATGGTCCAGCTCCTCCAGCTAAAGTTGAACCCAATGTGGACCTGCTGAGCGGTGACTTCAATTCACCGAAGGCAGAGACTTCATTGGCTCTTGTTCCTCTTGGAGAGCAACAAGCCAATCCTCCTGTATCTGATCAAAATGCTCTTGTTCTTTTTGACATGTTCTCGGATGGTAACAATGCCGCCTCTAATCCTGCAAATCCTCCTCCTATTAGTCCTGGTGCGCAATCCCACCCACCTTCCCAATTTCAACAGCAGCAACCTCACACACCTTCCCAATTTCAACAGCAACAACCGCCAAATGTTCACTCACCACAAGGTGGATATTATCCAAATGGGAATGTCGCGAACATGGGTTCGCCTAATTATGAGCAATCGATGTACATGCAGGGGCCTGGTTCTTCCTGGAATGGTCAAATTCCTCAGCAGCACCAACAACAGCAGCCCTCTTCACCTGGCTATG GTTCGCAAACAACTGGTTCATTGCCACCTCCGCCATGGGAAGCTCAGTCTTCTGATGGTGGCAGCCCTGTAGCAGGATCTCATTACTCTCAACCAATGCAGGTTACTACTCAGGTTATTGTCTCACACGGACTCAGTGGACATCCCCAGGGACCTCAGTCAATGGGGAACGAGGTTGTAGGTGTAGGAATGTACATCCAGCCGATAACAAGTGGTCACGTGTCTAACATGAATAGCCATGTTAATCCGAACCACCAGTTGGGGTTGCACCCACAGCAGATCCCGGGTATGCAAAATGTGGGTATGCCAATGTCTCCACAACAAGCGCAAGCTAACCAGATGCCACAACCCTATTACCCTCAACAGATGTATGGAAACCAAAACCCATACAACACtggctatggctatggctatggTCATGGTCAACAACCGCAAGTGCCACAATATCTCGAGCAGCAAATGTATGGCATGTCCGTTCGAGACGATATGAGTATGATCCATTCGTCTTCTCAGGCTTCGGCTTTATCATATTTGCCTCCCATGAAGCCAGCCAACAAGCCAGAGGATAAACTGTTCGGGGACCTCGTCGACATCGCTAAATTCAAACCTGGAAAGTCCACTCCTGGCAGAGCTGGCAGCATGTGA